TCATTGATTATGTAATTAAATACGACCACGTATATCTGATACATACGGAAGTTGCGCCGGAGCTTGAAGGAAGAGGCGTGGCATCAGCTATGGTTACAAAAACCTTAGAATATATTGAATCCGAAAACAGAAAAATTGTTCCAAGATGTTCTTACGTTCTTGATTATCTTGAAAGGCATCCGGAATGGAAAAGACTGGTTGCAAATTATTAAGTGAGCTTAAAGCTCACTAATTTTCTTTCCCCGATTTGTATTGAAAACTGAATTTTTTGGTTCTCCAATGATTTGTGCATGATAAATGCTGCTGTTGCCTGAAAACAGATAGGAAACTACACATGAACAGGCGACATACACGCCGCACTCGGCGCCAAATAATTCTATCGCCATGAGTATGCATGCGAGCGGCGTATTTGTAGCGCCTGCAAAAACAGCAACGAAGCCCATACCGGCTAATAAACCAACAGGAAGTGGAATAAAATAGGACAATGCATTTCCCAACGTTGCACCTATGAAAAACAAAGGAGTTACTTCCCCGCCTTTAAACCCCGCGCTTAAAGTGATAATGGTAAAAACGATTTTGAGTAGAAAATCATAGGCGGGAAGACTATGTTCAAAAGATTCCAGAATTGTTGGAATGCCGAGTCCGATGTATTTTGTTGTGCCAATTGCCCAAACGCCCAAAGCCACGAGAATTCCGCCAGCAAATGGTCGGAGTGGGGGATAGGCAATGTAGTTTTTAAATAATTTGCCAGCCTGATGGATTGTTTTGCTGAAAAATGCAGCCGTAATGCCGAAGAATATTCCCGCAATAACACTAAAGAGGATATTGACAGCCGAAATTTTCGGAATGAACGAGATGTGATAATGGGTGTGTGAAACCTGCCAGGAATCCGTTACCAGACTTGCCAGAATCGCTGAAAGAAATGCGGGGAAAATGGAGTCATAACGTAATCTTCCGATCAGAAAAACTTCCAGGCCAAATACTGCTCCCGCAAGCGGTGTGCCAAATACAGAGCCAAAACCTGCACTGATGGCTGCAATAAGAAGTACTTTTCTATCCCCTGAATTTAGTTTAAAAACCCGGCTGATCTGCTCGCCAATGGCGCCTCCCATTTGCAATGCCGTGCCTTCCCGTCCTGCGGATCCTCCAAAAATGTGTGTTGTTATAGTTCCAATGAATACGAATGGAGCCATTTTGAAAGGAATCCAGTCTTTTGGATTATGAATGGTGTCGATCAGCAAATTATTCCCGCCTTCAACTTCTTTTCCAAAATAATGGTATAATAACCCAATGGCCAAACCGGCAACGGGAAGCAATATTATAAGCCAGCGATGCGATTCGCGAAGCTCAGTAGCCCATTGAAGCGAAACAAGAAAAAAAGCTGACACAGAACCGACGCAAATACCAAGTAATGAGCAAATGAATAGCCATTTGATAATATAGCCCGATGAAGGAAATCGTTGATTGGCTTTGGAAAAATATTGGTAACTTTTAGTTTCTCTGAATTGAGTTTTTTGATCTGAAAAAGGCATAATTATCCTGGCTTAAAATAAACATAACCAGGCGCCATCAGCTTTTTTAGGGCGGTTCAAATAGGAAGACACCATTTCCTTTGATACACAAATATAAAAAAACAGTTTAGTCCAGGCAATATTTAAAAATTAAAAAAGGATTACAATATCATATCTGGTAATTACCGTACGAGCAATTTTTTCGCCGGAAGTTTTTCTTCTGAATCAAGTTGGAAAAAATAAACGGCTGTTGACAGAATGGAAATATCAAAACTGGCTTCATTTTGGTGCTTCATAGCTTGTTTTCCGATTATTTTTCCGGTTGCATTAATCAAATTTAAAGATCCTGAAACTGCTTGTTTGAAGCGAATTGTAACTTTTTCGTTTTTGCTGGCCGGATTAGGGTACACGGAAATAAGATCATTTTCCTCTTTTGAAACGCCAAGAACAACGGGAGCTAATACTTCGGCATAGCCGTAATCTACTGATTCTGATGATTGTCCCACTGATTTCAAGCGGTAAGTAATTTTGCCGGTTTCTGCACTTAAATCGTCCTGATAATTTTTAGCCGCTGCTTGCAGATCAGCAACTGTTTTGAAATCAGTTTCGGAAGAAGATTTTCTTTGCAGAATATAACTTTTTGCATCAGCCACCGCCGACCAGGAAAGCGTAGCCTTTGCCATTTCATCAATTGAAGCTGCCAGGACGGGAGTTTGAAGTGCGTTGGAAATATTTACATTATAAAAGGTAAGCGCACGCATGCCTAATTTATTTTTGATGTAAGGACCAGTATATGGATAGAATGGACCGCCGTCTACAACAAATGGTGGTAAATAATCGATTGTCGTAGCCGTTTGTGAGCCGTTTAATTCAAGAATTATTCTATTATTATCTGCCTTGCCGGAAAGAACATTTCCTGCTGAATTATTCAGATAGAAGAAATCTTTCATGTCTAAAAGTACGCCAGCTTTTGGGCTGTATTTTTCAGGATAAACCAGTTGCTGTCCTTCGTCAAAAGTTAAGATTAACTGTTTCTTTTCTGCTGAGGCATAAAACGCTTTTTTTAGCGCTGGTGAGTTAATATTAACCGTGTCTTTCAATCCGTAAAAATCTTTGGCTATCAGTCTTGACAATTCCAGACCACTCTGTCTGTTTCCTTCTCTTCCATAATGCAGACCATCAAATTCCTGGGTTCCGACGGTGGAAAGAACACGGACATCAGGATATATTTCTGGCAGTTTCCGCTGGTAATCCCGGATCTGTGCACCGGTTGTGGATTGATAGTAAATCACATCTATCTGAAAAACATAAAGCTTCGCCAGGTTAGGTAAATCAAGTTTGAGATTGTTGTATAATTTTTTAAAATTACCCGGCCAGTCCACACCTTCATGATATGCTTCGGTTTCGCCCTGTCTGAAAATAAAAGTTTTGGCAGCTTCAGTCAAACCGCCTTTCTGAATCCGGTATAACATGCGTCCATATCCATTTGTCAAATCTGCCGGATTACTTTCCGTCCGTTGTGCATGCATAGCAGCAGACGACCAGTGAAATCCTCCATTGATCAGACAGTTTGGTATACCTGAGGTTTGGGAAAGTTGTTTTTGAATTTCAAAACCCATGGTTCCAACTCCATTATAATAAGCCTGCTGGTTGGACAAAGCCCAAAGTGTATCAGCCGGATTGTAAGTTTCGGTATTAAGCGTTCCGGTGATTTTTCCAAATGTGCGACAATATTGGTTTGTATCGGCCTCGGTGAAAAAACCAGTGGAATTGGATTGTCCAGTAAGAATATAAACGTCTCCGCTGACAACATTTGCCCTGGCCACTATAAGAACAGAATCCTTCGCCTGGCAGGCATATACTTTAAAGCTGTATTCAGCAAGTTCGGCACGGATTTTTGCCTGCATTGCAAAAGATCCGGTTTTGTTACTGTTGTAGCTGATCGGAGCTTTTAAATAATTGATTAATTTGTCATCCCTAAAAACCTGGACCGACATATAATTGAAGCCGGTCGTTTCAATCATTCCGGATATCGGCACAATCGATTCGCTGTTTTCATTACGGGGATAAAGCTGATAATCCTGTGGCAATTGGTTAAATACAACAGAATAAAATCTTTGGGCATTTGCCGGGTTTACGGTTGAAATGGTAAGAAAAATTGATATCAGTAAGGTTAAGAAAAATGGAAAAGTTCTCGATAACAAGTTGAGGTAAAAATTAATATTCACAGACTGTTATTTTAAAAAATGAATAAGTTGAAACTTTATATGATTCTGGTGGGATGCAGACCTGCGGGCCGTTTTACGGAGCAACATGATATTTTCTTTGGAATCGGGGAATCACTTAAAAAAATGATACCACATATTATTCAGTTCTGGCCTGAGGCAAAAGGTAAACTGCATCTGGATGCTTTCCGGGAAGTGAATCAAGTGGACGGTTATTCAATAAATGTTGTTGAGCGCGTGGATTCCAGAATTGAAAGTGAGGACAATTCTAAATTATTTTTCATCAATCTGGGTGGGTATAAAAAAGGAGAGTTTGATGAATTTCATTATAAAATGCTTACCGTGGCTGGAAACCAGAGTGAAGCCATTGCTCGCTCCAAGGAAACTGCTTTTTATAAACATACCGGATTCAAAGGCGCCCGATCGCATGTGGATGACAAATATGGAATCGATGTGGATGATATTTTTCAGGTTCAGGAGATATTAGGTCCGGCTTTTAGAGAAAAATATTATTTGACTATCTCAAAAGAGGAAGGTACGGAGGATGAGGTTCATCTTGGTTTTTTTCCTTTTCAAAAAATAGAAAAAGAATTTTAGAGGATATAAAACAAAAGACCCTGAAAGCAACCGGCTTCCAAGGTCTTGTTTATATCAAAAAATGAATCTCTTACAGAGAAGCTAATTTCGTATGCAGAACAGAACCATTTCTAACTTCTTCACTTGCTTTCTTCACTAACTGATCTTTTATTTTAAGGTCGCCACTGAAAATTTCAATGGTGCTGTCCATTTCTCTTCCCTTTTTTACATCAACCCACAAAGCTTTGTTATCTACAACTTTTACAACAAAAACTCTCTCCATTGAATTAACAAGGGCAGTTTTTGGAATAACAAAAGAAGGAACATCAGAAGAAAGTGGAATTTCTACCTCGGCAACCATGCCAGGAAACAATTTTTTGTCGTCATTGAAAACATCCATTTCAATTCTTTCTGAACGTAATCTGCTGTCAAGTGCACCGGCCAAACGTTTTACTTTGGCTTTGAATTTCTGATTTGGATATGCCTTCACAGAAAAACTGATCTCAGTCTGATTGGTAACATAACCAACATAAGCTTCCGGAATTGAAACGACCAGACGCATTTTTCTTTGTTCCTGCAAGGTGAATATGGGAAATTCAGATCCTTTTCCCGCAGGGCCAACATAAGCGCCGGGACTGACATTTTTTGCGGTGATAATACCGCCGAATGGTGCTCTGATTTCAAGATAGTTTTTACTTGCACCAATTTCTTTCTGACTTGCTTTTGCGGATTGAAGCTGCGCATAATCCGCATCCATCCGCGCCAATGCCTGGTCCAGATCGTTTTGAGAAATTGTTCCCGGCGTTTTGCTGGTTTCGACAAGACGTGAATAATTTGCCTTGCTCGCAATGTATGCGGCTTCCTGCGCTTTCACTCTGGATTCGGCTCCTGCGAGTCTTGAATTTAATTCGGGCGCTTCCATAGATACAAGCAATTGCCCCTCTTTAACTTCTGAACCTACATCAGCATATATTTTTTTTACGAAACTGGTTTCTCTTGCATAAAGATCGACATTCCTGAAAGAGATCAGTTCTCCGGGTGTGTGGAAGGCCGTTGACAGATCTTCTTTTTCAAGCGGAAAAGTTTCCGTTGCAGCGGGAGCAGCAGCAGCTTTTTCAGCCTTTTCGGTTTTTTCTTTTTCTTCTGCATTGGAACTGCATCCGATCACAGAAGCAATCAGCATACTGAATATCAGTCCGCTAATGATAGAGTATTTATTGGTTGGTTGCATCAGGTTATATTTTAGAATTAATGAGCAGGTACATAAAATTTACTTTCCTTATCTTCCGGATCAAGAGAAACCGAAGCAGTTGATGTTTTTTCCTGTACCCAGGCAAAAACCAGCGGTAAAATAATAAGTGCAGCCGCCGTTGAAGCAATAAGGCCTCCGATCACTGCTCTTGCCAGAGGAGATGCCTGATCTCCGCCTTCTCCAAGTCCCGCGGCCATCGGAATCATACCTACGATCATCGCGACACTGGTCATCAAAATCGGTCGCAGACGAAGTTCGACGGCTTCTTTTGCTGAAAGCAATGCGTTACCATTATGTTTTCTGAGCTGCTCGGCATTGGTTACCAAAAGTACAGCATTGGAAATTGATACCCCGACCGACATAATGATACCCATATAAGACTGCAAATTTAATGTAGATCCCGTAATTGTCAACATCGCAAGTGCTCCTAGTAACACAGCAGGAACCGTTGTAAGTACCACCAGTGAAACTTTAAACGACTGAAAATTGGCAGCCAGCATTAAGAAAATCACCACAATAGCAACACCTAATCCCGATTGCAGACTGTCAAGCGTTTCAGTAAGAACAGTACTCAGACCAATTGGTTCAATTGTAAGACCACGAGGCAGTTCTCCCAAAGAAGCAATGGCTTCTTTAACCGCTTTTGAAGCCGTTCCGAGATCTGTTTTATGCAAATTCGCTGTAACGGACATAATAGGCATCGCTCCTAAATTGTCGTTTTCTCCATAGGTTGTATCCAGTTTTATCGTTGCCACATCACTTAATACCGGACGAGTGGAATTTTTCAAAACAGGAATTTCTCCAATACTGTTCACGCTGTTCATCAGGTTTTCAGGAACCTGAACCTGAACGGCATAACTAAGACCGATTTTTTCGTCAAGCCAAACGTTTTTCTCTGTGTAACGTGACGATGAGGTTGATGCGGTTAATGAACGGGAAACATCCGACATGTCAACGCCAAGCTGCGCCGCACGCGTTCTGTCCACATCAATATTTACAGCAGGATAATGAAGCGGCTGAGCAATTTGGACGTCACGAAGGAAATTAATCTGTTGCAGTTTTGCGACAATTTTGTTCGCATACTCTTCATTTAATTTTTTATTTTTTCCCATAATCCTGACTTCTACCGGTGTTGGGGAACCCTGACTCAGAATCTTGTCCGTCAGTTCAATAGGTTCGAAAGAAACCTTTACATCCGGTAAGTTTTGCTTCATTTTGCTTCTCACACTTTCTTTTAAGTCGTCAAGCTGTACTTTATAATCTTCTTTTAAACTTACCTGAAGAATTGCATCGTGAGGTCCGCTGGTAAACAGATAAATAGGATTTGTTGAAAACTGGGCCGGGTGCATTCCGACAAAGGCCGATGTGATCGCAATATTTTCTTTTCCTACAATAGATTCCAGAACGCCGATTGTTTTAAGCAGTTTTTCTTCTGTCCGCTCTATCCGCGTTCCGTCAGGTACACGTATGTGCAGCTGAAACTGGCGACCGTTGACCTTTGGCAAAACATCGCGACCGATGTTAACGAGCAGTAATCCGGCGGCACCGGTAATGACCACAACATAGGCAAGTACAACGAGTTTTTTACTTGGAAATAATTTTTCAAGCATCCGGACAAAGCCATTTCTGAATTTTTCAAATCCGCTTACTTTTCCATCATTATTGAAATCTTCACGTTCTACCAATTGTTTTTTCTCATCCCAGGTATCGATTTCACTACCTGTAATGCTGGAATCTGCCGCTGGCTTGTGGATCTTGTGCAAATGATCTTTCATCAGCCAGTTGGCCATAACCGGAACAAATGTCTGTGAAAGAAGAAATGATACAAGCATTGAAAATCCAATCGCAAGAGCCAGCGGAAGGAATAAGGCTCCCGGGATACCTGTCATTGTAAACGCCGGGGCAAAAACGGCCAGGATACAAAGCAGGATAAGGAGTTTAGGAAAAGCAATTTCTTTACAGGCATCCCAGATTGCGAGCGCCTTGGGCTTGCCGAGATCGAGATGCTGGTGAATATTTTCAATCGTTACCGTCGACTCATCCACCAAAATACCAATCGCAAGCGAAAGTCCGCTTAGCGTCATGATATTGATGGTTTGTCCGAACAATTTCAAAAATAATACCCCAGCTATAATGGAAGTAGGAATGGTCATGATCACGATCAAGGCGCCACGGGGGTCACCAAGGAATATCAGTACCATGATCCCTGTCAAAATCGCACCGATCGCACCCTCGGTAATTAAACTTTCAACAGCATTAATTACATAAGCTGACTGGTCAAATTCATAGGATATTTTTACATCTTCCGGCAAAATACTTTGGAAACGAGGAATTGCCTTTTTCAGATTCTGTACCACTTCCCAGGTCGAAGCATCCGCTGATTTTGTGATCGGCAGATAAACAGATCTTTTTCCGTTAATCAATGCATAACCGGCTGTAAGGTCAGCTCCGTCTTCCACAGTGGCAACATCTTTTAAATATAAATTCTGTATTGTTCCTTTAAACAAAGGAATGTCTCCAAAATCCTTAACATTTTTGATAGAAGTATTGGCGGGTGTCAGGTAGTTTTTATCCCCGATACGCACATTTCCAGCAGGTGTTGCCTGATTATTTACCCGGATCGCTTCTACAAGCTGGTCGGGTGTAAGATTATGTGATCGTAATAACTGTGGATCAGCTTTAATTAATATCGTGCGAAGGTTACCTCCAAAAGGCGGCGGAGAAATAAGTCCGGGTATTGAGGTAAAAGATGAACGGATATAAACCTGGGCGAGATCAAGAAGTTCGTTGTTTGACCGTGTTGCACTGCTGAAAACAAGCTGGCCTACGGGTAATGTTGAAGCATCAAATCTGATAATAAACGGAGGTTGAGATCCGGGTGGGAAAGAAGATTGCATCCTGTTGGCAAACGCACTTAATTCCCCGGCTGCCTGCGCCATGTTAGTCCCTTCGTAAAAGCTCAGTTTCATCAGGGTAAGCCCTTGAATATTTTTTGTTTCAACAGCTTTTAAACCATTAACAAAAAGAAATATATTAACGTAAGGCTTCCCGAAATAGGCCTCCATCTGGTTTGGTGTAAAACCACCATATGGGTGAGAGATATAAATCACGGGCAAATCCATGGCCGGAAAAATATCCACTTTGATGGTACGCACCGCGTTAATACCAAAAAAGAACATCCCGGCAACAAGTACTAGAATCGAGATGGGTTTGCGAAGTGCATTTCTTATTAAATTCATAATAATTGGGTAGGAATTATGCGGCAGGAGTCATTTGTGAAAATGATATCACCTGATCATAACAATCTAAAAACTGCTGGTAAATAAACTAAAATCTCCTGCGGCGGCGGCCTTTAACAAAAGCGCCTGCCAAACATTGCTAAATGCAATATCCCGGTCAGTTTCCGCTCGGTTCAAAACATACAAGGCTTGGGTAAGATCAACTATATTACTTAGCCCGTTTTTGTACAGCGTGCTTTTCTGGATGAATGCGTCAGAAGCAGATTTAATCTGGACCGGTGCCTCCTGATAATTATCGAGTGCGTTTTTTATCTTATTGTTCGATAAAAGGAGCTGGTTTTTAATTTGCTGGTCCACAAGATCATACTCATTTTGCATGGCATTGGAAACAAATTTCTGCGCTAAAACCTGATGACGGATACGAAGGACGCTGGTCATATTCCAGACGATACCCAAGCCAAAAAGATAATTCGATCTTACAGGTTTTACGCCATCATAAAAATTCTGTGTGTAGGAATGCTGATCGCTCGCATAGTTGGAATTAAATCCGGAACCCCTTGTCTGAAAAACACCAAATGCCGAAAATGTCGGGTAGGCGAGTGTCTGATAATATTTCGCCTGTTGGTTGCTAAGCGCTATACGATTAGAATAATATTTTAGAAGCGGGTGATCTGGACTGGAATTATTAATTGAGTCACTGAAAGAAATAGGGATTTTAGTGATAAAAACAGTATCCAATGTGAAATTTTGTTCCTCAACACCCATCAAAACTGCCAATCGGTTTGCTTGTTCCTGTTCAAAATCTCTTGCACGCGTAATTGCTATTTTTGCACTAGAAACTTCCGCGTTCGCAAGTGAAGAATCGACCCCTGCAATTAATCCGTTTTTGGCTCTTGTTACAACCACGTTTTTAAGTGCACTTGCACGCACCAGGTTATTCTGCCATGATTTGGTCAGTCGTTGTGCAGCGAGTAAATTCAGGTAAGCAGCCGCAACACGGACCTCGTGCTGAAATAATTCCTGATCGAGATCACTCTGATCACGAACAACGGTAGACTTCGCCACATTT
The nucleotide sequence above comes from Dyadobacter subterraneus. Encoded proteins:
- a CDS encoding voltage-gated chloride channel family protein, which codes for MPFSDQKTQFRETKSYQYFSKANQRFPSSGYIIKWLFICSLLGICVGSVSAFFLVSLQWATELRESHRWLIILLPVAGLAIGLLYHYFGKEVEGGNNLLIDTIHNPKDWIPFKMAPFVFIGTITTHIFGGSAGREGTALQMGGAIGEQISRVFKLNSGDRKVLLIAAISAGFGSVFGTPLAGAVFGLEVFLIGRLRYDSIFPAFLSAILASLVTDSWQVSHTHYHISFIPKISAVNILFSVIAGIFFGITAAFFSKTIHQAGKLFKNYIAYPPLRPFAGGILVALGVWAIGTTKYIGLGIPTILESFEHSLPAYDFLLKIVFTIITLSAGFKGGEVTPLFFIGATLGNALSYFIPLPVGLLAGMGFVAVFAGATNTPLACILMAIELFGAECGVYVACSCVVSYLFSGNSSIYHAQIIGEPKNSVFNTNRGKKISEL
- a CDS encoding DUF1543 domain-containing protein; its protein translation is MNKLKLYMILVGCRPAGRFTEQHDIFFGIGESLKKMIPHIIQFWPEAKGKLHLDAFREVNQVDGYSINVVERVDSRIESEDNSKLFFINLGGYKKGEFDEFHYKMLTVAGNQSEAIARSKETAFYKHTGFKGARSHVDDKYGIDVDDIFQVQEILGPAFREKYYLTISKEEGTEDEVHLGFFPFQKIEKEF
- a CDS encoding GNAT family N-acetyltransferase, whose product is MSGKYDDIPLVDNKEKHNFEFIVDNYRSFIDYVIKYDHVYLIHTEVAPELEGRGVASAMVTKTLEYIESENRKIVPRCSYVLDYLERHPEWKRLVANY
- a CDS encoding TolC family protein; translated protein: MLVILSFLFSGIKTKAQTLTLPDAIATAKSNYGTLKAKANYINASKASVSQSQKDYLPNLNLSLQQDYGTVNGQNGPLYGLGGLGVASSGLPLGSQNWNSAFGAMYLTNVNWDFFAFGRAREKINVAKSTVVRDQSDLDQELFQHEVRVAAAYLNLLAAQRLTKSWQNNLVRASALKNVVVTRAKNGLIAGVDSSLANAEVSSAKIAITRARDFEQEQANRLAVLMGVEEQNFTLDTVFITKIPISFSDSINNSSPDHPLLKYYSNRIALSNQQAKYYQTLAYPTFSAFGVFQTRGSGFNSNYASDQHSYTQNFYDGVKPVRSNYLFGLGIVWNMTSVLRIRHQVLAQKFVSNAMQNEYDLVDQQIKNQLLLSNNKIKNALDNYQEAPVQIKSASDAFIQKSTLYKNGLSNIVDLTQALYVLNRAETDRDIAFSNVWQALLLKAAAAGDFSLFTSSF
- a CDS encoding sialate O-acetylesterase; the protein is MNINFYLNLLSRTFPFFLTLLISIFLTISTVNPANAQRFYSVVFNQLPQDYQLYPRNENSESIVPISGMIETTGFNYMSVQVFRDDKLINYLKAPISYNSNKTGSFAMQAKIRAELAEYSFKVYACQAKDSVLIVARANVVSGDVYILTGQSNSTGFFTEADTNQYCRTFGKITGTLNTETYNPADTLWALSNQQAYYNGVGTMGFEIQKQLSQTSGIPNCLINGGFHWSSAAMHAQRTESNPADLTNGYGRMLYRIQKGGLTEAAKTFIFRQGETEAYHEGVDWPGNFKKLYNNLKLDLPNLAKLYVFQIDVIYYQSTTGAQIRDYQRKLPEIYPDVRVLSTVGTQEFDGLHYGREGNRQSGLELSRLIAKDFYGLKDTVNINSPALKKAFYASAEKKQLILTFDEGQQLVYPEKYSPKAGVLLDMKDFFYLNNSAGNVLSGKADNNRIILELNGSQTATTIDYLPPFVVDGGPFYPYTGPYIKNKLGMRALTFYNVNISNALQTPVLAASIDEMAKATLSWSAVADAKSYILQRKSSSETDFKTVADLQAAAKNYQDDLSAETGKITYRLKSVGQSSESVDYGYAEVLAPVVLGVSKEENDLISVYPNPASKNEKVTIRFKQAVSGSLNLINATGKIIGKQAMKHQNEASFDISILSTAVYFFQLDSEEKLPAKKLLVR
- a CDS encoding efflux RND transporter permease subunit → MNLIRNALRKPISILVLVAGMFFFGINAVRTIKVDIFPAMDLPVIYISHPYGGFTPNQMEAYFGKPYVNIFLFVNGLKAVETKNIQGLTLMKLSFYEGTNMAQAAGELSAFANRMQSSFPPGSQPPFIIRFDASTLPVGQLVFSSATRSNNELLDLAQVYIRSSFTSIPGLISPPPFGGNLRTILIKADPQLLRSHNLTPDQLVEAIRVNNQATPAGNVRIGDKNYLTPANTSIKNVKDFGDIPLFKGTIQNLYLKDVATVEDGADLTAGYALINGKRSVYLPITKSADASTWEVVQNLKKAIPRFQSILPEDVKISYEFDQSAYVINAVESLITEGAIGAILTGIMVLIFLGDPRGALIVIMTIPTSIIAGVLFLKLFGQTINIMTLSGLSLAIGILVDESTVTIENIHQHLDLGKPKALAIWDACKEIAFPKLLILLCILAVFAPAFTMTGIPGALFLPLALAIGFSMLVSFLLSQTFVPVMANWLMKDHLHKIHKPAADSSITGSEIDTWDEKKQLVEREDFNNDGKVSGFEKFRNGFVRMLEKLFPSKKLVVLAYVVVITGAAGLLLVNIGRDVLPKVNGRQFQLHIRVPDGTRIERTEEKLLKTIGVLESIVGKENIAITSAFVGMHPAQFSTNPIYLFTSGPHDAILQVSLKEDYKVQLDDLKESVRSKMKQNLPDVKVSFEPIELTDKILSQGSPTPVEVRIMGKNKKLNEEYANKIVAKLQQINFLRDVQIAQPLHYPAVNIDVDRTRAAQLGVDMSDVSRSLTASTSSSRYTEKNVWLDEKIGLSYAVQVQVPENLMNSVNSIGEIPVLKNSTRPVLSDVATIKLDTTYGENDNLGAMPIMSVTANLHKTDLGTASKAVKEAIASLGELPRGLTIEPIGLSTVLTETLDSLQSGLGVAIVVIFLMLAANFQSFKVSLVVLTTVPAVLLGALAMLTITGSTLNLQSYMGIIMSVGVSISNAVLLVTNAEQLRKHNGNALLSAKEAVELRLRPILMTSVAMIVGMIPMAAGLGEGGDQASPLARAVIGGLIASTAAALIILPLVFAWVQEKTSTASVSLDPEDKESKFYVPAH
- a CDS encoding efflux RND transporter periplasmic adaptor subunit translates to MQPTNKYSIISGLIFSMLIASVIGCSSNAEEKEKTEKAEKAAAAPAATETFPLEKEDLSTAFHTPGELISFRNVDLYARETSFVKKIYADVGSEVKEGQLLVSMEAPELNSRLAGAESRVKAQEAAYIASKANYSRLVETSKTPGTISQNDLDQALARMDADYAQLQSAKASQKEIGASKNYLEIRAPFGGIITAKNVSPGAYVGPAGKGSEFPIFTLQEQRKMRLVVSIPEAYVGYVTNQTEISFSVKAYPNQKFKAKVKRLAGALDSRLRSERIEMDVFNDDKKLFPGMVAEVEIPLSSDVPSFVIPKTALVNSMERVFVVKVVDNKALWVDVKKGREMDSTIEIFSGDLKIKDQLVKKASEEVRNGSVLHTKLASL